In Podarcis muralis chromosome 7, rPodMur119.hap1.1, whole genome shotgun sequence, the genomic stretch GTCGCTGTGGTGGTATTTGATAACTCCGTCCGCGAGACAACAGAGCCTCAACTGCAGGACCCTTCTGCTAAATGGGCTTATTTCCTAAGCTGTGTTGTCTGCGCCCTTTGCTTGGGGACAGGTAAATGCAAAGGCTATAATGGTTATAATGGCTATTATAGTCCTTGGCTATAATGGCCTATAGCCAATTACactttagagtagacccattgaaattaatggtcttACATTAGCCATGTTAATTTATtccagtgggtctgctctaagaAGAACTGGCCACAATTCATATAGAGATAGAGGTTCCAACTTTCTCCATAAGATCTCAGGTTGGGTTACAACCATTAAAACACAGTAttgaaaacagttttaaaaacaacaaaaatttacAATCGGAGAAAGCAGGTGGGTCGTAAAaataaggtccatatagttaaagctatggttttcccagtagtgatgtatggaagtgagagctggaccataaagaaggctgaacacagtggaagacaggagtgcctggcatcctctggtccatggggtcacgaagagtcggacacgactaaacgactaaacaacaacaagtgtcaaaagccagggtaaaggggTGTGTTCGGTGTTCAGTGAAacctgtataatgaaggtggccAGACACACCTCCATGGGGAGGGAATGCCACAGGCTAGAGGCtgtcacagagaaggccctttccaaGACCACGCACACACCCGTGCACATCTGAGGAACTGCCAAGAGGGTTAACTCTGCCAATCTTAGCATCTGAGAAGATCTGGAGGGatggaggtggtctttcaggtatcTGAAAGGAGACATTCAAAGTAACCAGTTCTCATGTTTTGACTCAGAGTTTCAGCATCTTGGAAGGGGCTTGTCATGCTGAAAAGTCAGAAACAAGGGAGGCTCCCCCTCTCTCATTGACTACGGAATTTGCTCTGACAAGACATAGGGATGGCCAGAAACCTAGATGGCTTTGATGGAGGAAAGGTCTATCAGTGGCGGTTGGTCACAATAGCTATGTTGTGTCACcactgtatgcctctgaatgctggttgctgggaatcacaaatgcgGGGGAAGAACTtttgagctcaggtcctgcttacaggattcccaaaggcatctggtcggccactgtgagaacaggatgctggactagatggtaaaAGCAACTTACGCAAATgccttatattaggggaaatggcccAGTTAAACCTGCATAGAACAATGTGTTACCTTGCAAGAAAACTGTACTAAAACGCAAAGTGGGGTTTCAGGAGGAGAAATTCTCTTCGTTTTCGAAAATTTCaaactgctgcaaaatgtggataaCTAAATTTATGATTGGAAaacaagaaaccgagagaacGGAAGTTGATAGGCCTTCTACACCTCAAGCCCTGAGGCTTTTTCTGGTGCCTGCAGggtcccaccccctgcccctccccctgcTGAAAGAAACGTGGAGATGCTTACGGATAAGCAAATATTTTTTCAGTGgcagaactgcatttcaaaatttggataagtatgAATTTTGGAGGGTGGTGGTGTTTGGGTTAGCATACTGCtatagaaagtgtgaatttgatagattttttactttaaatacagtggtaccttggttctcaaatgacttggtactcaaacaacttgaaacccaaacactgcaaacccggaagtaagtgttccgttttgcaaacttttttcagaagcagaacgtgctccattttgagtgttacgcttccgatttgagtgccacacttttgttttgagtgccacacttccgttttgggTGTTAACACTGAAGtctgcctgtttttgctatttattttgcttttttgtttttgcggctttttgttttttaagagtctggaacggattgatccattttgcattactttctatgagaaagtgtgccttggttttggaacgctttggttttggaacggacttccggaacagattacgtttgagaaccaagataccactgtatgtactgAACCATatttctcctccccccttcctgAGAGTCCATGTGTGTCCACAGGTACCATGCTGACAAACCATGCCATTGCCCACTCATTTCtgtacctctctctttctctctctcccagggaTATTCAGCATGGTGTTGTACCAGCTCTCCCTCTGGAAACCAACAGCTTATTCCTCACAGGTGGCTCCCAAAGGGTAATCAGACACCAAAGGCCAAAAATCTAAAAGGAAGACAGCATTGTATGCTTCCCCCATTTTTGAAGTGGCACTGGATCCTTGGAATCTACATTGaccatgtgcatttttaaatggaGATGTGCACAACCGGGCCACAAGATTCACTGTTTGCATTGGATATCATCCTTCCAGCACACCTTGAATTACATACCCACTGGACTTAGTGAGATCAGAGTCTTTGAACAACCCACGTGCAGCGTACTGCGTTTCAGCAGCACTGAAGAAGAAACGACCCTTTCCCAGGTCTCCTCTTCATTCATCCCATTTGATGTGTATTTAGacaatttttttcttcctttcttttcttcctgctcCAGTGCCTTGTCCTGCTATTAAATCATTGGTTTGTATGGAagattgatagccctctccaccTCCTTGATCAAACGGAGGCCAAAGCAACAAGTTACAGATCTCGCATCGCAGGGGAGTTGGACTCGgttgactctacaattctattattctgataGCAGGGCAAAGCAAATAGCTCATTCCTTGGTGGTGGAGCTGCTATTACAAAAGAATGCTATGGGTGAAGATGCTATTCATTGCAGGGATGGGGGATCTGGTGCCCtctgaatgttgctggactccaaagcCCATCCTTACCATCCTCAACAGCAGCACTCTGTTGTGCGGGGGGCACACAGAGAAGACCACACGGCACTAAGGGGGGCGAGAATCTATGAATTTTGGTTcccctcagcttctcatttttgccatcttaaattcagttcacatttccacagcaatttgtaacaacaacaacaacaccactcaCAAACATTTGTCAACATTTCAGGGCAAATTTATCGCAATATATGTCTCTTTGTATGACACTTTTAActaatcttctcaattttgcaaacCATTTCCTTTACCACAATGATTTTTTGTATGCTATCTTCAGTAATAGGTATGAGTAATTCCGCgctcactttcccctaatatatgctttTCTATACCAAATGTTTAGTTACAGAgaaccacactgcaaaattcagagatgtgtaaATATTGAAGGATAATTGTATTTCGCTTTGCATATTGGtatgagaagtgtgaattagatagtttctgataaaaatacaaacaaaatcaTTTTTCTCCCCTATCCCTACATAAGCACAACTGGCTCTGTCCTCTACCCCCTCAcagttgttcccttttccttAGCATATGAGGCCTGAGGGAGCCTCTTCACTCttcctaatggtaggactggccctgaTTTCAAGAGATTCATGAATTTCCAGTAATAATATGAGAAGCGAAAGTTGCTATAAGACATTTAATAATTAAGTGTTCATCCATAGCACCACATCTGACTGAGACATGGCCAGGCCTCACAATGTATACATATATTGTAATAAAAACTACAGCAGCAACAATTAGAAGCAAGTGGGGAAATGGGGCAGTCTTGGAAAGCAAGAGGGATATTCAATCCGAGGCAGAAACAATTGCTGAATAAAAGGTATCTTAGTAATGGATGAGATCATTTTAAGGGTTCCAGCAGGGCACTTGGGTAAGATGGCTTCTCAAAAGTGATGTCGCAGAGATGAAAGTGGGCATCTTTTCTGCAATCCAGGCTTATTCCAAACGGCTCTTGGTTAAGTGACATCACCAAACAGAACGCCCATTGGCCAGTCAGGTTTCAAGGCCCCACCTGACTGGGGAAAACCTGTGACAGGTGTCATAGCCGTGGGCTACACTCAAGGGTCACTGGGTGTTGATGGCTCTTCCTCTTGGGATGGTTTTACTTTTTTGTGGAACTTCCTGTCCCATAGCAGGTTTTGTGTACCTGGAAAAGAAATTGGGAAATGAGAAGACTAATCCTGGAAGTGTGAGAAAATGAAGCTTTTATATGAAATTGAAGCtcattttctcatatatatattcattcatatatatgagAGAAAACAAAGCTGACCCCACTTTACCAAGATTGTTATCTGACTCAGAATAGGATGTACTCACCCAACACTAAGCTGAGAGAGAAGGAGACACAAGCTATGCAGAAAGCCCAGTCTGGTGCCAGGTGTATAACATCTGCATCTATGGCAACACGGACCTCAAACAACACAATCATTAGAGAACTGACAGTGCAGAGTcctgcaagcaagcaagaaactCTTATTAGACAGGGatgtcccaagacattttgctgcctgagacaaaggaATCTTCCACTCTTCCTCCAACCCCCCCACATGGCATGTACTAAGCCCTATGAGACTGGTGACTCGGTTTGGATGGACCTTTCAATTATAGTTTGGTTTAACCCATTGCAATTCGTTTATCTGAAGTGGAAATTTGTATGTGTTTTTGTGCATATTTTCAAAAATAGGTGCACTTTCTTACACAGTTTTGCCTAGTAtaagcatttttgcaagcaatttaccCCTCACCAACCCCACAAGTTGAATGTGTTTCTTTAGGCTGTTTTcagtaatatgcacatttttgtaatcGTTCCTTGGTTGGAAGCCAACCACTATTcaaaattgcaaaattcagagaagggcaaaatTCAAAAGAGAGGTATGTTTTGGTTTGTATACTGATTTGAGAACATTGTATTAGAATGCGAACTAAATGAATCCCCTCCAACACACAATCCTTACTGGAAAATGAATCTAAGGTTCCAccagcactatacatttaaagctgtgtCGCAGTGGCCACCAGGCCCATAGGTGTCACAGTGCCCAGGAAGGTTTTCACTACTGCTCCCAGACAAAtgccccagactctg encodes the following:
- the LOC144328606 gene encoding uncharacterized protein LOC144328606, producing the protein MVHAWNVGWPKLSCFKLNYESLEAVRGLMIIALIFTCFALLCGQNLLSRITKKEIPDCMISSIANYCAGLCTVSSLMIVLFEVRVAIDADVIHLAPDWAFCIACVSFSLSLVLGTQNLLWDRKFHKKVKPSQEEEPSTPSDP